One window from the genome of Rickettsiella endosymbiont of Xylota segnis encodes:
- a CDS encoding VacJ family lipoprotein encodes MHNRLLGFCLLLLTASPVLAVDSDSDLNNDPFENYNRHAFKLNQTLDKIFFKPVATVYKTILPWPITKGINNFFSNLEQVPTIINDLLQGEFYDATSDTWRLLINSTVGVAGFIDVASRIDLPVHHQDFGLTLAKWGYTSSAYLIVPILGPRTVRDAVSWPINYGVFSVYPYINDVAWRNGLTWGSFINARAQLLDFDQAIKQASFDPYIFQRNAYLQRRNYLIRENDNLITDEDEEDNVDEAE; translated from the coding sequence ATGCATAACAGATTATTAGGATTTTGCCTATTGTTATTAACGGCATCACCTGTTTTGGCTGTTGATTCAGATAGTGATTTAAATAATGATCCTTTTGAAAATTATAATCGACATGCCTTTAAACTGAATCAGACTTTAGATAAAATTTTTTTTAAACCCGTTGCTACTGTGTATAAAACCATTTTGCCTTGGCCAATTACTAAAGGTATTAATAACTTTTTTAGTAACTTAGAGCAAGTCCCTACAATTATTAATGATTTACTACAAGGGGAATTTTATGATGCGACTTCGGATACATGGCGTTTATTGATAAATAGTACTGTAGGGGTTGCGGGTTTTATTGATGTTGCCAGCAGAATTGATTTACCTGTGCATCATCAGGACTTTGGTTTAACCTTAGCCAAATGGGGTTATACCTCTTCAGCTTATCTAATAGTTCCTATTTTAGGTCCACGTACCGTGCGAGATGCTGTTTCTTGGCCTATAAACTATGGAGTTTTTTCCGTTTATCCTTATATTAATGATGTAGCTTGGCGAAATGGTTTAACATGGGGGAGTTTCATTAATGCTAGGGCGCAATTGTTGGATTTCGATCAAGCGATTAAGCAAGCTTCTTTTGATCCCTATATATTCCAACGTAATGCTTATTTACAACGTAGGAATTATTTAATTCGTGAGAACGATAATTTAATAACGGATGAGGATGAAGAAGATAATGTTGACGAGGCGGAATAG
- the glmS gene encoding glutamine--fructose-6-phosphate transaminase (isomerizing) — MCGIVAGIAQRNIVPILIEGLKRLEYRGYDSAGIAILDSKQHLIRRRTVGKVEALEKAIIPEFLSGNIGIAHTRWATHGKPSESNAHPHISGSHIALVHNGIIENYLPLRQELIKAGYSFESETDTEIMAHLLNQELKKNNNFLIAVQKTVARLEGAFAVVFLYQNEPQSLIAVRKGSPLMVGLGHSENFIASDHLALLPVTQQFIYLHEGDIAEITSEKVSLYDSHGKKVHRPKHSIDLPKDVVSKGKYRHFMEKEIFEQPNAVNAALEGRIVNQPEVWNEVFGSNSISRFANIKYVQIVACGTSYHAGLIAAHWLERWVGISCQVDIASEFRYRPHIIQPDTLFIALSQSGETADTLEALRQAKTEDYAATLTICNVPGCTMVRESDFVLLTRAGPEIGVASTKAFTTQLTILLLLTSFLGLSHGWDRDQEENCLSELRSLPKLLEQTLKLDPAIKKLAKIFVDKEHALFIARGIHFPVALEGALKLKEISYIQAEAYPAGELKHGPLALVDSNMPVVVLVPSNALLEKLKSNIQEVRARNGQLILFVQEELDINETDSKSILLPKASDMISPLIFAIPLQLLAYHVAILKGTDVDQPRNLAKSVTVE; from the coding sequence ATGTGTGGAATTGTAGCGGGAATAGCGCAACGTAATATTGTTCCTATTCTTATTGAAGGTTTGAAAAGGCTAGAATATCGTGGTTATGATTCGGCTGGAATCGCCATATTGGATTCTAAGCAACACTTAATACGTCGGCGGACTGTGGGTAAAGTTGAAGCTTTAGAGAAAGCAATAATACCCGAATTTTTATCAGGTAATATTGGTATTGCGCACACGCGCTGGGCGACTCATGGAAAACCAAGTGAATCTAATGCTCATCCCCATATTTCAGGTTCCCATATCGCATTAGTTCATAATGGCATTATTGAAAATTATTTACCTTTAAGGCAAGAACTGATAAAGGCGGGCTATTCCTTTGAATCTGAGACCGATACCGAAATCATGGCCCATTTACTGAATCAAGAGCTTAAAAAAAACAATAATTTTTTAATCGCGGTTCAGAAGACAGTAGCTCGTTTAGAAGGTGCTTTTGCCGTCGTTTTTCTCTATCAGAACGAACCTCAATCTTTAATAGCCGTGCGTAAAGGTAGTCCTTTAATGGTAGGGCTAGGTCATAGCGAAAATTTTATTGCTTCAGATCATTTAGCTTTACTTCCGGTAACGCAACAATTTATTTATTTACATGAAGGTGATATTGCTGAAATCACATCTGAAAAAGTTAGTCTCTATGACAGTCATGGTAAGAAAGTTCATCGTCCTAAGCATTCAATCGATTTGCCTAAAGATGTGGTGAGTAAAGGAAAATACCGCCATTTTATGGAAAAGGAGATCTTTGAACAGCCGAATGCGGTTAATGCGGCTCTTGAAGGTCGTATTGTGAATCAGCCAGAGGTCTGGAATGAAGTTTTTGGCTCTAATTCCATATCACGTTTTGCCAATATTAAATATGTGCAAATAGTCGCTTGTGGTACGAGCTATCATGCAGGTTTGATTGCAGCTCACTGGTTAGAGCGGTGGGTGGGCATTTCTTGCCAGGTAGATATTGCCAGTGAATTTCGATATCGCCCACATATTATTCAGCCAGATACATTGTTTATTGCTTTATCTCAATCGGGAGAAACCGCAGATACATTAGAAGCATTAAGACAAGCAAAAACTGAAGATTATGCAGCCACATTAACGATTTGCAATGTTCCTGGTTGTACTATGGTTCGCGAGTCTGATTTTGTATTGCTAACCCGAGCGGGTCCTGAAATTGGTGTGGCATCGACTAAAGCGTTTACGACTCAATTAACCATTTTATTATTATTAACCTCTTTTTTAGGCTTGTCTCATGGCTGGGACAGGGATCAGGAAGAAAACTGTCTATCGGAATTAAGAAGCTTACCTAAACTTTTAGAACAAACATTAAAATTAGATCCAGCTATTAAGAAATTAGCTAAAATATTTGTGGATAAAGAACATGCCTTATTTATTGCTCGAGGAATTCATTTCCCTGTAGCATTAGAAGGGGCTCTCAAACTGAAGGAGATTTCTTATATTCAAGCTGAAGCTTATCCGGCCGGAGAGTTAAAGCATGGACCACTTGCTTTGGTCGATAGTAATATGCCAGTCGTTGTTTTAGTGCCATCCAATGCCTTGCTAGAAAAACTTAAGTCAAATATTCAGGAAGTACGCGCGCGTAATGGCCAACTTATTTTGTTTGTACAAGAAGAGTTGGATATAAATGAGACTGATAGTAAGAGTATTTTATTACCTAAGGCGAGCGACATGATTAGTCCGCTAATTTTTGCAATTCCATTGCAACTTTTAGCTTATCATGTAGCGATTTTAAAAGGCACTGATGTCGATCAGCCACGCAATTTAGCAAAATCGGTGACTGTTGAATAA
- a CDS encoding RNA-binding protein, translating into MNKRLYVGGLSYSVDDDGLRELFTPFGTVNFVKVIRDFHSGRSKGFGFVEMSTPEEAKEAIEALHGSIHERRTITVSEANPPDSSSGGTGGGRRTGGGASGGGRRTGGGGGRGGMGGSGGGNGGGYHRGREQREEQY; encoded by the coding sequence GTGAATAAAAGATTGTATGTGGGTGGTTTAAGCTATAGCGTCGATGACGATGGACTAAGAGAGCTTTTTACCCCTTTTGGGACAGTAAATTTTGTTAAAGTTATCCGAGACTTCCATAGTGGCCGTAGTAAGGGCTTTGGTTTTGTTGAAATGTCTACACCTGAAGAAGCGAAAGAAGCTATAGAAGCTTTACATGGCAGTATCCACGAAAGACGTACCATTACTGTTTCCGAAGCTAATCCACCGGATTCTAGCTCAGGTGGTACTGGCGGCGGACGACGTACCGGTGGCGGTGCTAGCGGCGGCGGACGACGTACCGGTGGCGGTGGCGGACGCGGTGGCATGGGCGGTTCTGGCGGCGGCAATGGTGGTGGTTATCATCGTGGTCGTGAGCAACGTGAAGAGCAGTATTAA
- a CDS encoding Dps family protein: protein MKEVLNGGLTEAKRKKVAEGLIKLLANNYVLYLKTHNFHWNVVGPMFQPLHSVFEAQYIDLWNAGDTIAERVRALGFPVPASYADFAKLSKIKEVVGTRTIKAKDMISQLVHDQEVMVRLARELLPETEEADDQVSVDLLSDRMEVHEKNAWMLRSFLE from the coding sequence ATGAAAGAAGTATTGAATGGCGGATTGACTGAAGCTAAACGGAAAAAAGTGGCTGAAGGATTGATTAAATTATTAGCAAATAATTATGTGTTGTATTTGAAGACGCATAATTTTCATTGGAATGTTGTAGGGCCTATGTTTCAACCTCTGCATAGTGTATTTGAAGCGCAATATATTGATCTCTGGAATGCAGGCGATACTATCGCTGAACGTGTGCGAGCTTTGGGATTTCCTGTGCCAGCTAGTTATGCTGATTTTGCAAAATTAAGCAAAATTAAAGAAGTTGTTGGAACGCGCACAATTAAAGCCAAAGACATGATTAGTCAGCTAGTGCATGATCAGGAAGTCATGGTTCGTTTAGCCCGTGAATTATTGCCAGAGACTGAAGAAGCTGATGATCAAGTATCAGTGGACTTACTTTCTGACCGGATGGAAGTTCACGAGAAAAATGCCTGGATGTTACGTAGTTTTTTAGAATAG
- a CDS encoding ComF family protein — MDISKLLKQINKGITHCLFPYHCILCHDKANRDFDLCIECEELLPWLKNICIYCAAPLILSTQSVCGICLKKPSPFHKLCVFFSYSETIKKLITGLKFQQRLIYAHILGTLVAEKICSQYQSQELPDLIIPVPLHKKRLYERGFNQAIELARPISKKLNIHIDYKRCKRVINTAAQSILPANQRSSNMKNAFVAHQSLANQHVALLDDVMTTGHTLIEMSHALYDVGVKRIDVWCCARTYLNGN, encoded by the coding sequence ATGGATATCAGCAAATTACTAAAACAAATAAATAAAGGAATCACTCACTGTTTATTTCCTTATCATTGCATTTTATGCCATGATAAAGCCAATAGAGACTTTGATTTATGTATTGAGTGTGAAGAACTTTTACCTTGGTTAAAAAATATCTGTATTTATTGCGCTGCACCTTTAATTTTGTCAACACAATCAGTTTGCGGTATTTGTTTAAAAAAGCCATCTCCTTTTCATAAATTATGTGTTTTTTTTTCTTATTCAGAAACAATAAAAAAATTGATTACTGGTCTTAAGTTTCAGCAACGATTAATTTATGCACATATTTTGGGAACTTTAGTAGCTGAAAAAATCTGCTCACAATACCAGAGCCAGGAACTGCCAGATTTAATTATTCCAGTGCCTTTGCATAAAAAAAGGCTGTATGAGCGTGGCTTTAATCAAGCGATAGAGTTAGCTCGTCCCATTTCGAAAAAATTAAACATACATATTGATTATAAACGATGTAAGAGAGTAATAAACACCGCGGCTCAAAGTATACTGCCTGCAAACCAACGCTCAAGTAATATGAAAAATGCGTTTGTCGCACACCAGAGTCTTGCTAACCAGCATGTAGCGCTACTCGATGACGTAATGACCACTGGTCATACGCTCATCGAGATGAGTCACGCTTTATACGATGTGGGTGTCAAAAGAATAGATGTATGGTGTTGTGCCCGCACTTACTTAAACGGGAATTAA